The genomic DNA TCCCGTCCAGCGCGCGCACGTTGCGCGCACCCAGCAGGTGCAGGCGCGCGACGATGGCCTGTGCCAGCGCCTCGGGGGCGGAGGCGCCGGCGGTCAGGCCGATGCGGCGCTTGCCCGCGATCCATTCCGGCTGGAGCTGATCGGGCGAATCAATCATGTAGGCCGGCACGCCCAGGCGCTGCGCGAGCTCGCGCAAGCGGTTGGAGTTGGAGCTGTTGGGGCTGCCCACCACGATCACCACCTCAACCTGCGGTGCCATGAACTTCACGGCATCCTGGCGGTTCTGGGTGGCATAGCAGATGTCCTGCTTCTTGGGCTCGCGGATCAGCGGGAAGCGCGCCTTGAGCGCGGCGACGATCTCCAGCGTTTCGTCCACCGAGAGCGTGGTCTGGGTCACGAATGCCAAGCGCTCGGGATCAGCCACGTGCAGCTTGGCGACATCCGCGGAGGACTCGACCAGCAGCATGCCGCCTTCAGCCTGCCCCATGGTGCCCTCGACTTCAGGATGGCCCTTGTGCCCGATCATGATGATCTCGCAGCCCTCGGTGCGCATCTTGCCGACTTCCACGTGCACCTTGGTCACCAGCGGGCAGGTGGCATCGAACACGTTCAGGCCGCGCACGGCGGCATCGGCGCGCACTTCCTTGGAGACGCCGTGCGCACTGAAGATCACAGTCGACCCGGGCGGCACTTCCTCGAGCTCCTGCACGAAGACCGCGCCCTTGCGGCGCAGGTCTTCCACCACATAGGCGTTGTGGACGATTTCGTGGCGCACGTAGATCGGCGCGCCGTAGCGTGCAAGGGCGCGCTCGACGATCTCGATGGCGCGATCCACGCCGGCGCAAAGCCGCGCGGCTGCGCCATCAGGATCTCGGCATCGGGGGCTGTGGTGGGTTCAGACATGCAAGGATTCGACTCATGGGTGCCGGCACGAGGCCGGCCGGTGGTCTGCTTAGAGAATGCCGATCAGTTGGACATCGAACAGGATGGTCTGTCCGGCCAGCGGGTGGTTGAAATCGAACAGCGCCGACGTCGTGCCGATCTCCTTGAGCACACCGGCGTACTTACCGCCGCCGGGCGCATTGAACTCAACCAGGTCGCCCGGGGCGTAGTCCTCTTCAAATGAAGAGTTCTCGCGCAGCGTCGCCAGCGAAACCCGTTGCAGCAGCTCGGGATTGCGCGGGCCGAAGGCGTGCTCCGGCGCCAGCCGGTAAGTCATGCGCTCGCCCTCCGGCATCCCCAGCAGCGCCTGCTCCAGTGTAGGCGCGAACTGGCCTTGTCCGAGCAGCAGCGTGGCGGGCTTCTCCGCGAAGGTACTGACGATCTCAGTGCCGTTCTCCATGGAGATGCTGTAGTGAAGGGTCAGGAAGGAGTCCGCCTGCACGGTCTTGCGGCCATCCACGGTGCCGTCCCCGTCCTTCGGGCCGGAAGCAAAAGTTTGCAAAGTCATAGGTGCTCAACCAGTCAACAACCCGTATTGTAAGCGACTCGACCGAGCGCCGCCTTCTCCGCGGTGCCATTGTTCCGAGGGGATCGTGCCATGCGCATTACCGATTGGCCCAGCAATGAGCGGCCACGCGAGAAACTGCTCAGCGGCGGGGCCGCTACGCTCTCAGATGCCGAACTGCTCGCCGTTTCCTGCGCGTGGGCGTGGCGGGTAAGAGTGCCGTTGACATCGCCCGGGAGCTGCTGAATGATTTCGGCACGCTCAGCGGCCTGTTTGCGGCCGACGCGACGCAACTGGCCCGCGTCAAGGGCGTTGGCGGCGCCAAGTACGCGCAGTTGCAGGCGGCCCGTGAGCTGACGCGGCGAGCGCTGGGCGAACAGCTGCAACTGCCCGGGGCACTGGATTCCCCACGGCGGTGCGCGACTATCTGCGCCTGTCACTGGCGGGGCTGGCCCACGAAGTGTTCCTGTGCCTGTTCCTGGACGCCCGCAACCGCCTGCTGGCCAGCGAGGAGCTGTTTCGCGGCACACTGACCCAGACCAGCGTCTATCCTCGAGAAGTAGCACGAAAGGCACTTGCACATAACGCCGCGGCGGTCATCGTCGCGCACAACCACCCGTCCGGCAACACCACGCCCAGCGCCGCGGATCTCGCCATGACCCGCGCGTTGACCCGCTCCCTGGCCCTGATCGACGTGCAAGTTCTTGACCATTTCATCGTCGCAGGTAGTAACATCCACTCCTTCGCCGAACACGGCCAGCTGTGATGCAAGATGCGATGCGCGTTGTGATGCGCACCGCACGGATGCACACCCCTGAATGGTAAACGAGAGAAGGCATTGATTCACTAGTGCTTTCCGTTCTATAATGTTCGTTTGCTGAAGTCTCAACCGCTGCAGTCCGGGCCAGCGCGCCTTTTGTTGATCTGTTGCGAACATTGTCCACGTAGAAGAGTTAGGAGTGCTTCATGGCACGCGTCTGTCAAGTGACCGGGAAAGCGCCGATGGTCGGCAACAACGTTTCCCACGCAAACAACAAGACCAAGCGTCGTTTTCTGCCCAACCTGCAGAATCGTCGTTTCTTTGTTGAATCGGAAAACCGCTGGGTGAGCCTGCGCGTCTCGAACGCCGGCCTGCGCCTGATCGACAAGAAAGGCATCGACACCGTGCTCGTGGATCTGCGCGCACGTGGCGAAGTCTAATTAGGAGCACATCATGGCCAGCAAAGGCGGACGCGATAAAATCAAGTTGGAGTCGACTGCAGGTACGGGTCACTTCTACACGACCACCAAAAACAAGCGCACGATGCCGGAAAAGATGGAGATCATGAAGTTCGATCCCGTCGCCCGCAAGCACGTGTCGTACAAGGAAACCAAGATCAAGTAATTGATCCTGTCTTCCTCATGCCGATCGCGCGGCATGTCGGTAGAAACCCCGCCCAGGCGGGGTTTTTGCTTTTCGGGCCGCAAACGCCGCATTGCGCAGCCGACGCCTCTCGACGCCCTGCCCCACGCTGCTTGCTTGCCCACGCGAGCCCGCTGGCGGTGTACACTTTCCAGCTTTCCTGCCTCCCGACCGCGTGCCGCGCGCGTCTCTCGCACCATGAACTTCGATGTCGCCATTGTCGGCAGCGGACTGGCCGGTCTGACGGTCGCGCTGCAACTGGCCGACACCCATCGGGTTGTCATCATTTGCAAACGTGCCATGACGCAAGGCGCCAGCGACTGGGCCCAGGGCGGCATTGCCGCTGTCCTGGACTCGGGCGACAGCCACGATGAGCACACGCAGGACACCTTGGTGGCGGGCGCCGGCCTTTGCGATGACAGCGCCACGCGCTACATCGTCGAGCATGGGCGCGAAGCCATCCAGTGGCTGATCGACCGCGGCGTGCCGTTCACCCGCGACGACCAGGCGGAACTCGGCTACCACCTGACGCGCGAAGGCGGGCATAGCCGCCGGCGCATCATCCACGCGGCGGACGCCACCGGCCATGCCGTCGTGTCCACCCTGAGCGAGCAGGCGCGCCAGCATCCCAATATCACGATCATCGAGGACCACTTCGCGGTGGACCTGATCACTTCGCGCAAGCTTGGCCTGCCGGGCAACCGCTGCTACGGCCTCTACGTGCTGGACGACGCCAGCGGCGAAGTGCAAACCATTACCGCAACCCACACCGTGCTGGCGACAGGTGGCGCGGGCAAGGTCTATCTCTACACCACCAACCCCGACACGGCCACCGGCGACGGCATCGCCATGGCCTGGCGCGCGGGCTGCCGGGTGTCGAACATGGAATTCATCCAGTTCCACCCGACCTGCCTGTATCACCCCTACGCCAAGTCCTTCCTGATCTCGGAAGCCGTACGTGGCGAAGGCGGCCTGCTGAAGCTGCCCGATGGCACCCGCTTCATGCCGGAACATGACGAGCGCGCCGAACTGGCTCCGCGCGACGTGGTGGCGCGCGCGATCGACTTCGAAATGAAGAAGCGTGGCCTGGATTACGTGCACCTGGACATCAGCCACCAGCCCGAGTCCTTCCTGCGCGAGCATTTCCCGACCATCCATGCACGCTGCCTGGAACTCGGCATCGACATCGCCCGCGAACCCATCCCGGTGGTGCCGGCGGCGCACTATACCTGCGGCGGCGTGGTGACCGACACCGCTGGCCGCACCGATCTGTCCAACCTCTATGCGGTGGGCGAGACCGGTTGCACCGGCCTGCATGGCGCCAACCGGCTGGCCTCCAATTCGCTGCTCGAATGCATGGTGATCGGGCGCGCCGCGGCCCTCGACATTGCCGGGCAGGACAAGGCTGGGCAACCGGACATCGCGCTGCCCCAGTGGGATGAAAGCCGCGTGGCGGATGCCGACGAGGAAGTCGTCGTCTCGCACAACTGGGACGAGTTGCGCCGCATGATGTGGAACTACGTGGGCATCGTGCGCACCAGCAAGCGGCTCGAGCGCGCCCAGCACCGCATCACCCTGTTGCGCGAGGAGATCGCGGAGTACTACGCCAACTTCCGGGTCACCCGCGACCTGCTGGAGCTGCGTAACCTGGTGGAAGTCGCCTCGTTGATCGTGGATAGCGCGTATTCGCGCCATGAGAGCCGCGGCTTGCACTTCAGCCGCGACTATCCGGAGACGTTGCCGAAGGCGCTGCCAACGGTCATGCAGCCGGAGTTCAAGCGGGAACGGGCCAAGTAAGCCTCGCTGGCCTCTCGCCATAAAAAAGCGCGCCTTGGCGCGCTTTTTATGCTCCGGGCCGATCTTGCCTACTCGATGATCCGCAACGAATAATCCGTCGCGCGCACATCCTTGGTCAGCGCCCCTACCGAGATCCGGTCCACCCCGGTTTCGGCGAAAGCACGGATGGTGTCTGCATTGACGCCACCCGAGACTTCCAGCAAGGCACGCCCTGCATTGATACGCACGGCATCGCCCATCATCGCCTCGGTAAAGTTGTCGATCAGGATCGACTTCGCGCCAGCCGCCAATGCCTCTTCCAGTTCGGCCAGGCTTTCCACCTCGACCTGGACCGACACACCCGCATCCAGCGCGGCCGCTGCCTGCATGGCAGCGGTGATGCTGCCGGCCGCCGCGATATGGTTTTCCTTGATCAGGATGCCGTCGTACAACGCCAGGCGCTGGTTGTCGCCACCACCGACCCTGACCGCGTACTTCTGCGCCAGGCGCAGGCCCGGCAATGTCTTGCGGGTATCCAGCACGCGCGCCCGGGTGCCTTCGACCAGGTCGGCATAGCGGCGCGTGGCGGTTGCTACGCCGGACAACAACTGCAGGAAATTCAGCGACGGCCGCTCCCCGGTCAACAGCGAGCGGGCCGGGCCAGTGATCTCGCAGACCACCGAGTCCGGCGCCATGCGAGCGCCTTCGGCCTGCTGCCAGTCGACCTGAAGGGCAGGATCGACCGCGCGCATGCACGCCTCGAACCACGGCTGGCCGCACAGCACGGCTTGCTCGCGCACGATCACGCGCGCCCGCGCCGGCTTGCCGGCGGGCACCAGCATGCCGGTCAGGTCGCCGCTGCCGACATCTTCGGCAATAGCTGCGCTGACATTGGCCTGGAGCGCCTCGGCGAGCGCCGGGCCATAGCTGTCGAAAATAGCGTTCACGCTCGAATTCACGGAATTCACGTTTGGATTGCTGCTCATGCCGGGCCGATTCCCTTGAACAAGGCCTGCTCGCTGGCCAGGTCGGCCTTGGGCCGCACATTGGCCTTCTGCTGCGCGGCGAAGTCGAGCATGCGGTCGATGCAGGTCACGGCTTGGCGGCCAATATCCGCGTCGACATGGATTTCGTTATGACCGTTCTCCAGCACTTCGGCCAGGTTGGTCAGTGCGTTCATCGCCATCCAGGGGCAGTGCGCGCAACTCTTGCAGGTGGCGCTGTTGCCGGCGGTGGGGGCTTCGATGAAACGCTTGTCGGGCGCTGCCAGGCGCATCTTGTGCAGGATGCCATTGTCGGTCGCGACAATGAACTCGCGGGCGTCCAGTTCCTTTACCGCGGCGATCAGCTGCGAAGTCGAGCCCACCACGTCGGCCTGCTCGACCACATTGGCCGGCGACTCCGGATGCACCAGGATCTTGGCGTTGGGAAACTCGCGGCGCAGCAGGTCCAGCTCGATGCCCTTGAACTCGTCATGCACCAGGCAGGAACCCTGCCACAAGAGCATGTCGGCGCCGGTCTGCTTCTGGATATAGCCGCCCAGGTGCTTGTCCGGCGCCCACAGGATCTTCTCGCCACGCGCGTGCAGGTGCTCGACGATCTTCAGGCCGATGCTGGAGGTCACCATCCAGTCGGCGCGCGCCTTCACGGCGGCGCTGGTGTTGGCATAGACCACCACCGTGCGATCGGGATGCGCATCGCAGAACGCGGCGAATTCGTCGGACGGGCAGCCCAGGTCTAGCGAGCAGGTTGCGTCGAGGTCGGGCATCAGCACGGTCTTTTCCGGGCTGAGGATCTTGGCGGTCTCACCCATGAAGCGAACCCCGGCCACCACCAGCGTCTTGGCCGGATGATCACGGCCAAAGCGCGCCATCTCCAGCGAGTCCGACACGCAGCCGCCGGTTTCCTCGGCCAGGTCCTGCAGGTCGGAGTCGACGTAATAGTGCGCTACAAGCACCGCATTACGTTGCTTCAGCAGAGTCTTGATGCGCGCTTTGAGCGCCGTGCGCTCCTGTGCCGACAGCACGGGAGGCACTTTGGCCCAGGCGTGGGCGACACAGCTGCCGCCTTCGGGGGACTCCGTCGAGAGGTTCGGCTTCTCGAACTCGACGGCTTTGATCGTTTGGGGGTCATCTCCGATACTCCTCTTGGACAGCGCGCCTCGGATACCGCTTGGTATCCCGCTATCGCCGCTGGCCCTGATATTGGGGGAGTTTAGCGAAAACAAAAGCCCCGCCAGTGGCGGGGCTTTTGGGCGAGCTAAATTGTATCAGGCCACGCCAGCTCGGGCATCAGCCCGCATCAGGCATAACGGCGCAGGCGCAGCGAGAAATCGTGCAGTGCCTGGATGCCGCTGGCCTCGGCGCGGTGGCACCAGGCCTGCAGCTGCGCCAGCAGCTGTTCGCGCGTCAGGTTGGAGCGGCCCCAGATCGCGGCCAGCTCGCGGCGCATTTCCACGAAGGTATGCAGCGATTTGTTCTGCTCCACGATGCTGGCCAGTTGCTGGCGCTGCGGATCGGCCAGCTTGGCTTCTTCGCGGTGGAACCACTTGCGAGCGGGCTTGAAGCTGCTGTACTCGGCCACACGGGCCTCCTTCAGCTTTTCCAGTTCCTGCTTGTAGGCGCTCTTGACCGCCTTGGCATAGCGCGCCATCACGTCATAGCGATTGGCAATGATGGCTTCCAGCGTGTTGTGGTCAACCGGGCGGGCATCCACCAGGCGAGCCTTGGGCGGGGTCTTCTTGACCTTGGCCAGGCCGACAGCCTGCATGGCGCGGATGTAGCCCCAGCCGATGTCGAACTCGTACCACTTGATCGAGAACTTGGCCGACGTCGGGTAGGTGTGATGGTTGTTGTGCAGTTCTTCGCCGCCGATGATGATGCCCCACGGCGAAACATTGGTCGAAGCGTCCTCGCAATCGTAATTGCGATAGCCCCACCAGTGGCCCAGGCCATTGATGATGCCGGCGGCGTGGATCGGGATCCACAGCATCTGCACGGCCCATACGCTCAGGCCGATCACACCGAACAGGGCGACGTCGACGATCAGCATCAGGCCAACGCCTTGCCAGCCAAAGCGCGAGTAGACATTGCGCTCGACCCAGTCGTCCGGCGTACCATGACCGAACTTGGTGATGGTCTCCTTGTTCTTGGATTCGGCGCGATACAGCTCCGCGCCTTCCAGCAGCACCTTCCGGATGCCGCGGGTCTGCGGGCTGTGGGGATCGTCTTCGGTCTCGCACTTGGCGTGGTGCTTGCGGTGAATGGCGGTCCACTCTTTGGTGACCATGCCGGTGGTCAGCCACAGCCAACCACGGAAGAAATGCGAAACGATAGGGTGCAGATCCAGCGACCGGTGCGCCATGCAGCGGTGCAGGTAGATGGTCACGCCCGCGATGGTGATGTGCGTCACCACGAGGGTGTAGATCACGATCTCCCACCAGGACCAGTTGGCGAGGCCATTAGCGGCCCAGTCAAGAATAGTGTCGAACAAACTGTTCTCCGTCGATTAAACAGGGGCATTCAGTGCGGCGCGACAAGGCGAGCCGCAAACAAGGTGCAGAAAAAGGCCTGCAAATTCAATGATTGCGTCATATGGCGCCTGCCTGAAACCCCGGCACTCGCCGGAGCCCCCAAGGCATGCGCGTCTGGCGCCTTGGGCAAAACTGCTGCCTGCGGCGGGACTGGACACGAGCCGCTGCAATCTGGCGGCTGTCTGGTGGGGGCGGGAGGTCGAACAAAGTCATCCGAACGAAACGCGCCTTTCGAATGAACCCGCAACTACCTAGGATTCTACCGGAACCGCATCGAGCGGACATCCGCTTTTTCCCTCAGTTTGATGTTAAGCAACACGGATTGTTCCATAAGGTGGCCTAAACGCCCCGTGAACACTCACGACGCGGCGCCAGTCATGGCACCCGGCAGCCCAATATGCGCTGCTTGAGCCTCTTTTGTGGATTCGTCACTGCCGTCGACTCCCGCTTTCCCCAGCACGCGCACCTCGCGCTGCGGATACGGGATCGAGATGCCATGTTCCCTGAACTTCCGCCATATCGCCCGGTTCATCGCCGATTGCACGCCGAGCTTACCGTTCTGCGGGTCGGCGATATAACCAGCCAGCTCATATTCGATGCCATTGTCGCCGAACAGCACCAGAAATGCCGACGGCCCCGGCTGTGCCAGCAATCTCGGGATGCCTTGAGCGGCCTCGACCAGCAAGGCCAGCACCATTTCCGGATCCGCCGCGTAATCGGCCTGAACACGGGTTGCAACGCGCACATTGGTGTTGGAGAACGAGTGGTTCTGTACCGCCTGCGCCACCAGTTGCTCGTTCGGCACCAGGGTTTCGCCATCGCCGTTGCGCACCACGGTGTAGCGCGTGCGGATCTGCGAAACGATCCCCGTGTATTTATCGACCGTGATCTGGTCGCCCAGCTTGACCGAGCGGTCGAGCAGGATGATGAAACCGGAGATGTAGTTGCTAGCGATCTTTTGCAAGCCCAGCCCCAGGCCAACGCCCAGCGCGCCGCCAAACACGGACAGCACGGTGAGGTCGATGCCGACCAGCGACGGGCTCAGCAACAGGGAAACGAGTAGTAGCAGCGCCTTGGAGATCCGGGACAGGACCACTTTCAGGTTGCTGTCCAGCCCGCTCGAGCGCATCAGCCGCTCCTCCAGCCACGAACCGAACCACATGGCCACCAGCACGGTGACCAGGATCCACACCACGGCCACCAGCGTGTCTGCCAGGCTGATCTTCTGCTTGCCGCCCAGTGAAAAGCGGATGCCGTCCATCCAGTGCACCACATCCCACAGCAAACCCAGCACATAAAGCGCCATCGCCGCCCAAACCAGGGTAGTCAGCACTTTTTCGACCAGCAGCAGCATGCCGTGCAGCTGACCATTGCCCGACATCACGCGACGCAAGATGTAGAAGGCGAAATAGAGGAAGGTAATGCCGGAAAGAGGCACCAATGCGAGCCGTAGCACGCTGATGGACATCATCGGCGCCAGCCCGAAGCGCGCGCCCATCACCAGCAGCCAGCCGAACAACGGGAACATGGCGCGCTCCAGGCTGGCCGCGGCGAAGCGCAGGGAGAAGCTGGATCCGGCGTAGCGGGCTTCGAGGCGCTTGACGATCAATCTCGCCAATGGCCAGGCCAC from Cupriavidus sp. D39 includes the following:
- the rpmG gene encoding 50S ribosomal protein L33, which translates into the protein MASKGGRDKIKLESTAGTGHFYTTTKNKRTMPEKMEIMKFDPVARKHVSYKETKIK
- a CDS encoding acyl-CoA desaturase produces the protein MFDTILDWAANGLANWSWWEIVIYTLVVTHITIAGVTIYLHRCMAHRSLDLHPIVSHFFRGWLWLTTGMVTKEWTAIHRKHHAKCETEDDPHSPQTRGIRKVLLEGAELYRAESKNKETITKFGHGTPDDWVERNVYSRFGWQGVGLMLIVDVALFGVIGLSVWAVQMLWIPIHAAGIINGLGHWWGYRNYDCEDASTNVSPWGIIIGGEELHNNHHTYPTSAKFSIKWYEFDIGWGYIRAMQAVGLAKVKKTPPKARLVDARPVDHNTLEAIIANRYDVMARYAKAVKSAYKQELEKLKEARVAEYSSFKPARKWFHREEAKLADPQRQQLASIVEQNKSLHTFVEMRRELAAIWGRSNLTREQLLAQLQAWCHRAEASGIQALHDFSLRLRRYA
- the nadA gene encoding quinolinate synthase NadA, whose protein sequence is MGDDPQTIKAVEFEKPNLSTESPEGGSCVAHAWAKVPPVLSAQERTALKARIKTLLKQRNAVLVAHYYVDSDLQDLAEETGGCVSDSLEMARFGRDHPAKTLVVAGVRFMGETAKILSPEKTVLMPDLDATCSLDLGCPSDEFAAFCDAHPDRTVVVYANTSAAVKARADWMVTSSIGLKIVEHLHARGEKILWAPDKHLGGYIQKQTGADMLLWQGSCLVHDEFKGIELDLLRREFPNAKILVHPESPANVVEQADVVGSTSQLIAAVKELDAREFIVATDNGILHKMRLAAPDKRFIEAPTAGNSATCKSCAHCPWMAMNALTNLAEVLENGHNEIHVDADIGRQAVTCIDRMLDFAAQQKANVRPKADLASEQALFKGIGPA
- the nadC gene encoding carboxylating nicotinate-nucleotide diphosphorylase — encoded protein: MSSNPNVNSVNSSVNAIFDSYGPALAEALQANVSAAIAEDVGSGDLTGMLVPAGKPARARVIVREQAVLCGQPWFEACMRAVDPALQVDWQQAEGARMAPDSVVCEITGPARSLLTGERPSLNFLQLLSGVATATRRYADLVEGTRARVLDTRKTLPGLRLAQKYAVRVGGGDNQRLALYDGILIKENHIAAAGSITAAMQAAAALDAGVSVQVEVESLAELEEALAAGAKSILIDNFTEAMMGDAVRINAGRALLEVSGGVNADTIRAFAETGVDRISVGALTKDVRATDYSLRIIE
- the nadB gene encoding L-aspartate oxidase, whose amino-acid sequence is MNFDVAIVGSGLAGLTVALQLADTHRVVIICKRAMTQGASDWAQGGIAAVLDSGDSHDEHTQDTLVAGAGLCDDSATRYIVEHGREAIQWLIDRGVPFTRDDQAELGYHLTREGGHSRRRIIHAADATGHAVVSTLSEQARQHPNITIIEDHFAVDLITSRKLGLPGNRCYGLYVLDDASGEVQTITATHTVLATGGAGKVYLYTTNPDTATGDGIAMAWRAGCRVSNMEFIQFHPTCLYHPYAKSFLISEAVRGEGGLLKLPDGTRFMPEHDERAELAPRDVVARAIDFEMKKRGLDYVHLDISHQPESFLREHFPTIHARCLELGIDIAREPIPVVPAAHYTCGGVVTDTAGRTDLSNLYAVGETGCTGLHGANRLASNSLLECMVIGRAAALDIAGQDKAGQPDIALPQWDESRVADADEEVVVSHNWDELRRMMWNYVGIVRTSKRLERAQHRITLLREEIAEYYANFRVTRDLLELRNLVEVASLIVDSAYSRHESRGLHFSRDYPETLPKALPTVMQPEFKRERAK
- a CDS encoding mechanosensitive ion channel family protein, translating into MNPTSLNELQVAHPAFGKMLDDLIRDAGGPGFIWQLAVLAACLAVAWPLARLIVKRLEARYAGSSFSLRFAAASLERAMFPLFGWLLVMGARFGLAPMMSISVLRLALVPLSGITFLYFAFYILRRVMSGNGQLHGMLLLVEKVLTTLVWAAMALYVLGLLWDVVHWMDGIRFSLGGKQKISLADTLVAVVWILVTVLVAMWFGSWLEERLMRSSGLDSNLKVVLSRISKALLLLVSLLLSPSLVGIDLTVLSVFGGALGVGLGLGLQKIASNYISGFIILLDRSVKLGDQITVDKYTGIVSQIRTRYTVVRNGDGETLVPNEQLVAQAVQNHSFSNTNVRVATRVQADYAADPEMVLALLVEAAQGIPRLLAQPGPSAFLVLFGDNGIEYELAGYIADPQNGKLGVQSAMNRAIWRKFREHGISIPYPQREVRVLGKAGVDGSDESTKEAQAAHIGLPGAMTGAAS
- the rpmB gene encoding 50S ribosomal protein L28, with amino-acid sequence MARVCQVTGKAPMVGNNVSHANNKTKRRFLPNLQNRRFFVESENRWVSLRVSNAGLRLIDKKGIDTVLVDLRARGEV
- a CDS encoding FKBP-type peptidyl-prolyl cis-trans isomerase, with the translated sequence MTLQTFASGPKDGDGTVDGRKTVQADSFLTLHYSISMENGTEIVSTFAEKPATLLLGQGQFAPTLEQALLGMPEGERMTYRLAPEHAFGPRNPELLQRVSLATLRENSSFEEDYAPGDLVEFNAPGGGKYAGVLKEIGTTSALFDFNHPLAGQTILFDVQLIGIL